The Aestuariibius sp. HNIBRBA575 nucleotide sequence GTTTAAATCGCGCGAACTTACCTCTGCGTCGACAAAACTAGCCCGGCGATCGGAAACAGGTGCCGCGTCACTCGAAGAATCGACAGCCGCGGTTCACCAAATCACGGAATCGATCGAAAATTCCGCGACCGAAGTGCACCACATGAACAAATCGGCGAGTGCTGCACGTGTAGAAGCCGAAAAAGGGGGCAGCACGGTTGCGCACGCCATTGATGCGATGAACCAAATCAACACTGCCGCTGAAGAAATGACCAGCATCACTGACACAATCCAAGAAATTGCATTCCGAACCAACTTGCTCGCGCTGAACGCAGGGGTCGAAGCCGCCCGCGCGGGCGAAGCCGGGCGCGGATTTGCCGTCGTTGCTGGGGAAATCCGTGAACTGGCCCAACGAGCCGCCGATTCCGTCGGGGAAATTCAATCCCGGATCAACGCGACAGTTGAACGGATCGAAGAGGGTGTTGAGCTCGTCGATCAAACCGGAAGCTTGTTTGATGGAATTGTCGAAAAGGTGAATTCGGTCACGGATATGGCGGGCCAAATCGCATCAGGCTCTGACGACCAAACCGAAACGATCCAAGGCATGAACGCATCCATGACCTCTCTTGATCTGGTCACGCAGGAAAATGCGAATATGGCGCAGGAAACTTCAAGCCTGAGCGAAATGTTAAGTCAGGAATCCCAAATTTTGGCAGAGCTGACACAAACATTTAAAATCACTCAAGACCAAGACCAAGACCAAGACCAAGACCAAGACCAAGACCAAGACCAAGACCAAGAAAGCCCGGTCCGAGCGGCGTCGTAACTGTCAATGTAAAGCTTTGCCCAAACAAAAAAAGGGACCGCACAATTCTGTGCGATCCCTCTATTTCTTATGCTTAGAACCTTAGTTCTGAGCGTAGTATTCGATCACCAGATTTGGTTCCATTTGAACCGCATAAGGCACGTCGCCCAGACCGGGGGTCCGTACGAATGTTGCTGTCATTTTGTTGTGGTCAGCTTCAACATAGTCAGGCACATCGCGCTCTGGCAGTTGAACAGCTTCCAACAGAACAGCCAATTGCTTGGAACGATCACGAACCTCAACAACGTCACCTTCTTTTACGCGATACGAAGGAATGTTGACGCGCTTGCCGTTCACCAGAACGTGGCCGTGGTTCACAAACTGACGTGCCGCAAACACGGTTGGTACGAATTTGGCGCGGTAAACAACTGCGTCCAAACGGCGTTCCAGCAGACCGATCAGGTTTTCACCTGTGTCGCCTTTTACACGCTCAGCTTCGGTAAAGATGCGACGGAACTGTTTTTCAGTCAGATCGCCGTAGTAGCCTTTCAGCTTCTGCTTGGCGCGCAATTGCAGACCAAAGTCAGACAATTTGCCTTTGCGGCGCTGACCGTGCTGGCCGGGGCCGTAATCACGACGATTGACGGGGGATTTTGGACGACCCCAGATGTTTTCACCCATCCGGCGGTCAATTTTATACTTGGCAGACGTACGTTTAGTCACGGCTGATCTCCTTCGTTCAGGTTTCGAAGGGCGTTGTCCTCTCCCTGGATTTTGCCAGGTCGACAGGGTTCCTCTTGCGAGGGCCACCAACACCAATGAAGCGCGGCTTATACGCCTTTGATCATCAGAGTCAACAACCCTAAATCAGCAATTAGACCCCTATCAAAGAATGCGAATGCGACCGATCACGTCCTACGATGATCAAGTTGCCAATCAGGCGGCTTGGTGTCGCAAAATCGCTGCTTCTGATCCCGCTAAAACGCGACGTGCATAGCCGCCATAACTTTGGGCGTCACTGCTGAAATCAGGCAACACCGCATTTAGCCGCGTCAGGTCATCAGACGCCATCGACGCCAAATCTGCGCTCAAGGGATGGAAACTTTCGGTTTCGACCCCATTGGCGAACACGATTTCATGTTGTGGCAGCATCAGATGGATATACTGAACGCCGCGCACCTGACGATCGACGATGATTTCGCGATCGTTTACCAGATCTCGGGCGGCCACCAGCACCTCTTGGCAA carries:
- the rpsD gene encoding 30S ribosomal protein S4, with product MTKRTSAKYKIDRRMGENIWGRPKSPVNRRDYGPGQHGQRRKGKLSDFGLQLRAKQKLKGYYGDLTEKQFRRIFTEAERVKGDTGENLIGLLERRLDAVVYRAKFVPTVFAARQFVNHGHVLVNGKRVNIPSYRVKEGDVVEVRDRSKQLAVLLEAVQLPERDVPDYVEADHNKMTATFVRTPGLGDVPYAVQMEPNLVIEYYAQN